Within Plasmodium vinckei vinckei genome assembly, chromosome: PVVCY_12, the genomic segment ATtcatactttttttaatatataaaattaaatttgttttttttttttttccttcgTCTCTTGCcatgaattttttaataatttgattttttttgcaatttaattatttttgaaaagcCTATATGTTTGTAAAAATGTGTGTCAATTATaacacatattttatatagaaATTAATTTACTTACTGCAGTATATCATATATGTatgaattatatgtatagcTATTTAATcgtatgtttttttttttttaaatgtcaTCATCGAAGGTGATATCCACTATTGTGATGTCGTTTAGATAAATATGTTCTTATGGTTAAGGGTGATGGGAATGGGTTTTTCGATatattttctcttttatCTTTGGGtttccatttattttgatattttcTAGTTGGTGGGTccataatttttctaaatgAAAATTCTGAAGATTTCATAATACTTATAGCTTTATGTGGATCATAATTAGCataatgtaataatttatatgcatattcaGGTGAAAATGGGACCCATTCATCAACATTTGATTTCCAATTTTTTGCACATTCTTGTATATAGGATGATAAttcaatttcattttttatacatttgtGATAACCTCTATTTTTCATACATTTTTCTCTTATTCTTTCTAATATAAGAGGTGAGTATACTAATATTGCTCCACCAGCTTTACAATGACATGATAATCCTGAGCATGTTAGGCATGGCTCAGCATTTGTCTCTTCAACTGGTTCATAACTTTTGTACATAAATTCTGATcgacacaaaaaaaagttggGCAATTTGGATACTTGATAGCTATCtcctatatttattttgttactCTCTTTTGATCCCTCTTCTGTGACTcgtttttttcgttttttttgatctaaaaatggtaaaaaaaagtaggaattataataaaaaaaataatgatatgaGGGAGACAgataaaaagaatataaaaaatattaatagacAAACATAATAAGAAGACAAACAAAATGGATAGACATACCTGCATCATCATCGTGGTCTGGGTATCTTTCATTAAAACGGTTAGCATTAGAGCTTCTGGTATTTGTTCCATAATTATtggaataataattatcattatttgaataattGCCACCTCTATTGGTATTATGATGTGCATTTGAAGCAGCAGTAGCTCTATGTTTAGGATTTGATGAATAATCATTATGATCATGAATGCCGTgttttctttcattttgtaaaatattagCATTTTTGattgcattatttttatttttagttaCATTTGTAGAATTAGCATTATTTTTGGCAagtgttttttttgtttttttagttttattttctttttgctTTGCATTTGATTTTGAATTTTCAACATGGTCATGATCATTTCTATTTTTCACGGATACACTAGGCATTTTATGTATTCCATTTCCGATTACTtcaccatttttatttctaacaatattttcatttataaattgtGCATCATAGTTATACATAGTATCATCATTGTTATATGCATCATAATTTACTTGTCTTCTTCgattttcacttttttcattttttacataattagcatattcttcattataattattattattattatatcttcgagtattattatatctcctagtattatatatatcactatttttatttgctacattattgttatcatcatatgcattattattattatattcatcttcatattcatcataattttcttcTCTTTCAAATTTCCCTTTTGAATTgctaatatattcattatttttgctTTGATTTCTAATATAATTACGTgcttgtatttttatattattttttgtattattttttagtcGATTTCTTATAGTAGATTCATCTTGTATACCATTTTGATTTATGTTATGTTCATTTTGtaaatcattttcttcttcatcttgatttgtataatatatatcatcttgttcattattatttcggGTATTATAACGAcccatattatttgtatcaaTGTGATTATTATTTCGATTACTATTAGTGAATCTACTTAAAATTTCTTTATCTATAGATATTTTTTCAGagttttttctttttgtcCCCCTATTTTCTTGAGATGATATGAATTGTCGATGATGATCACCATTTGGATTTCCAATATctgatatattataattagtattatttttatttatattacgTAATGATCTCCCACCTTTAATATTTGGATTGTTTATATAGGTtgtgttattatatatgtcttGATTGTCTAGGGCATTTTGTTCACCCTTTATTAAATGAAGGCCATTATCTATACCTTCACTTTGTTTATTGTGATTAAGCATTTCATTCCTATGATATTGATTAGTACGATTGTTTGTGCCAAGACTGGAGGGGTTAAGATTTGAATGTTTCATTTGGGCTCTCTCTATTAATTTTCTCAACTCAAGGTCATTTGCaagttttttatatgcatcatctctattttttttttgttcctTTAATCGTTTTGTATATTCAACATTTTCATAATCCTCCATGTTGTTTCCTACATCCTTATTTTCTTTGTAGTCATCTAGTATGTTATTATTGTCATTATTACTATCGTTGTTATTGTCATTGTTACTATTGTTAttgttgttatttttattgttattgTCAAATATGGCactatttaatttattaaaaaaactacTAAATATATGTGAATTTACTGGCTCTTCATCAGAAATGAGCATTCCCTTATGTTTTTGTTGTACagtcattttttatttcctttttttttttttttgtggcaattattattatcacaattatttattttacataaattgttctgattatttataatatttttgtctatttattttttaagaaaaTATGTTGAATAATTAGTAGGCGTAGTTTTCGAATTTTATTACTACCTGTTTGAATGGTACCCActatatactatttttttttaacgttataaatttttttatttttaatagtaaatttatttcttttttaataaaacatcaaaatatattattttatttttttgaaaaaaatctGTCTTTCAActtttatgaatatatatccaAATCAACGGAATTGTCATCTTTAAATttggaaaattattatttcaaacttttccttttatattcttttttgttCTGATATAATTTGgcttgttttttttttttctcctcTTAATTCATGCTCggtttcaaaaataaatatatatatatatatatgtccTTTGGGAAAAATAACGGATGTTATTATAACataaattgttttatctcttttcttttatgtgatacataaaaaaacattataatttttttgaacaaattgtaaaaaaaggtagtaaaataaaaataatgtggggggaaataaaacaaagGAGAGATAGCTAAAATGGCTGccccaaaaaatatatagtaaaggttaaaaaataaaataatctgaaaaatatagtatTCTCTAATAATTGATTATACTtgaatatacataaaaatggaattgaataattaaaaaatatggatacaaaatatagtaaaaaaaaaataaaataaaaagaaataattgaaATAATTTGGAGTGGTTGAAATAGTTAAAGTGCCTATAATATAACTAAAACTATTAAAACAATtgaaaagttaaaaaaatatgtagacgaaatttattaaaataatatataaacaatataaaaatatataaaattagcTATATGCTaatgttatataatttttttatctttgtGTATAGCTGtctatatacatatatgcatgtagaaatgttttttatatccaaTATAGGAGAATAGTAATaagtatgtatataatagtatatatatataattaaatttattaaaattaaagtgacatatataattagtaTGATGTAAATAATTGAATAGTAactatatacaaaaaataaaatatgagtaataaaaattaccttgcatatacatgtatattttttatgctaGTAATAGTTATCGCAATAGTAAAGGTAAAATTGCTTGGGGTAAAAGGGGtgcgaaaaaaaaaaaaatagagagTGACatacattaatatattttataatgaaTCTACTACTCAaactattttaataaataaatatattatatataacccTATCTATATactaaatattaaaagatatttttctatttataGTGTTAGTGGTTtactataaaatttaatcaatgtaaaattttatagcATGCACAAgcttaataaaatataaaataggcAAGTATTTCgaatcataaaaatagtatgtatatatataataaaggaTTATAAGTAATaggcatattatatatacaaattcaTCGGCTAAAATCAATAggcaatatatatatgtataaatatcatATCCATTCTtcgaaaattttattaacataaaatatttaattatataataaaaagtagtaaataataatacattgtatacaaaataaatatcaaatatgataaatgaATGGTAGCAtgaatatgtattattatcgTTCTTGTATATTTTGGTTGCCTTTAATACAAAGAGGCATATAAGAAAAacacaaaataatagaatAAATTTCACTTGTTCATTATAGAAAGGAAATgactaataaatatgttaaaaaaaaataagttaaatatttaggaaagaaaaagaaaagagaAAATCACAAGCTCTATATGAGTTATATACATTAGAAATATGCACATTgtgaaataatttaaaatgtttagaaaatgcatattatatatatttactatgCCAAATATGAAATACCATTTCATTACAagctataatatatacatagggtgtattaaaaacacacgtatataataattgaaaataaagcatgtgaaatatatatatttacttatatattatatttaagtCCTTTTGAGAatacatgcatataaaGTCAAACAAAGAACTAGCCGTATTAATTAACCAAATACGAAAAGGTCGTACTATATTagtaaaagataaaaaaaaagaaaaatattattaattttttttttacacacaTGTATGTAATAaacattaatatttataagaaatgtaaaaaagaatagaaagaaataaaaaatagatgaGGTAATCCgatattatgcatatatgtcGAGAAAATAAGTTAACCATTAAGAATATAACTATGGAAAAATAGaaaactataaaaaaaaacatatattttcacaaaggaaaaaataattcttaAAATGTATGATAATACACTATAGTAacaattgaaaaaaaaactaaaaaattttatgcattttatattaattataaatttcgTCCTTGTGCTAGTGTATATGTATAAGCTGTTATGAATAAGCTCACCGTATTTGCAAAGTTAAGAAATGAAAACTAAGCAAAAAACtaagcaaaaaaataagcaaaaaaataagcaaaaaaaaataagcaaaaaaaaataagaaaaaaaaataagaaaaaaaaactaatgCGCCATAAAGCTATTAaactattaataatattatttttttaaagcatGGGTTTTAATAGCTGCaaccaaaaaaatatcacacttggtaatatatataaatatgcaaacttatttatattaatataaatttattaggtttatatattaaataatttatggaATAAGacctttaaatatttatatttttttttttgtctatttaaaaagtatattataGAATGGCTCAATATggctatttatttttatgaccTAACTTATAAATGTGtaggaaaaatatttactacattcacattatttaatatatttatttagcTTTTCAAATtgcataataaattattttttaagtttaccaaaaatagtaaaaaattaaaaaaaaaaattttttaaaaaaattaaaaaataatgtttaaaataataataaaataatatgccCACTAGTGAAAAGGGAAATATACTAAAAATAGACATttaaaaaacgaaaaaaaagggaatTATAAAAAGGGTATTTGCAGGGAAATACCCCAAAATGAgaccaaaaaataaagtgtAAAGGATTATAGGCTAATgcacatacatatatatatgctacTTGGATAGCGAGCAAAAAAGCCCGTgctaaatataataaaactcGTCTTCATATTTATCAGAACTATCGGTTGCTATAGTATATACCTTTTTgtcataataattatctTTGATTGTGtccattaatatttttttttttaaggaattattaattaatttcgTTTCCAACTTAATTAATCTTGATCGTACATGCTGggatatataattaaataatatattggaATATGAATATGCTTGTTTaactataaataatttaagtGGTAAAGTagtatgatatatattacaccatatattatatacatatggaTGCCATATTAGTTCACTACTtaataattgtaaaaaagcttcataaaaaaaatttcttgttaaataaaatgaagataataatgatgTTAAGGTAAATGtatcaataatatattgcttgttaataattttatttacaataaGTGTAAAAAAGctacaattattataaatatgatcaaaagttatattaaattttttaaaaaaaatattttttaatatatcttgattatttctttttatatcatttaatgCGCTTATAGAAATtaagaaattattttcatccaTTTCTCGTGGTTTAACCATTACAGTACCATCAGGGACGtctaaataaacaaaacattttaatgGCTTATCTTTTTTgcttaaataaaaatcccatttaatatattctttaatattattactactatttttattttcaagtttgtctttttctcttttttttagttcattttccatatttaaaatttcacTTGCTAATTTTATCAATTGATTGCTAACATAGTTTTCTAATTTTGTGTGTATATCAGGagtcaaaatatttttttgtgacTTATTGTTAGTACTTTCAATACTTTCAGAATGGTGAAAAGCCCtggattttttaatattgtttGTGATAGGAGTTGATTTTTCTGAttgaattatattaaatatatagctGTCTAAGAATGTGTTAAATTTATTGCTAGGGATTATTAGCCAGGTCGGTGGTGTATCTTCTAATTCagcattttcattttctataaattGATAATTATAACTTGTtggataaaatatattaaataattttgtaataacatcatttttattatttaaaaatttatgaaatgtatttttaattttgtcattttttataaataataacttATTTTGTGTTggtaatttatttcttttacgggatatttcatatatattatttgttcttTTCCCATTTTGTATTAGTGgttgtattttttgattGTGCCTATTTTGTGACAAGCTTTTTGTTAGTTTTATATtacacacaaaaaaaacaaaaaaaaaaaagcttTTATACAAATACAAAATCATAGCAGcattctcttttttttcgttttatTTTGTCTAAAATATcgttttaaatatgtattataatgattatatatatgttggttgtttatttatttgattaaggtaattttccttttcatagttttgttcattatttattaacacAGCTAgctaattttattaagtttattgatttttttttttttttttttttttataaaattaacaaatatattttaaagaattatataaGTGAATATTGGCTacccatatttttatacccagattattatttcccattcttagtatttttttttttaccttaataaaatgattatttcataatttaGCCATATATAAAAGGCTTAAAGGGTAAATATGATTGAACAAacatttgttttaaaaaataatacattaaaataaaaacaaatatatatataaatatttatttaacctttattttatatgtataaatataccttatattttttttttacttttttttatggcATACAAGAAAGGAATATTATACCGAATTACACAACATATATTTAGAGTGATCAAAAGGgaggaaaaaattaaccTTATATTTAagagaaatatttatttaggaaaaaataataaaataaacaaactataacatttgttttgtttatttttttttaattaaatttattttgtaacaaaaaagaatttttttacaaataattaacaaatttgtattttccagttatatttataaaaatgtaataaaatatacaataaaGCCTTGTTTTTATTGAGGGCAATTGTCTGcggttatttttattatattatttgtttatttatttttttatatataatgttttttatttccattttgcTACATTGAGTTACGCACTATTATTATGGTACTATAGAGATATTATGGCCCTGCCCCCCTTggattaattttttttacctatgagtatatatattatgcatatatattattatggcGATCCctctatatttttccttAGTTTTTCCtctatatatgcataaaaataattaaacttttttcttatttttgaaactaatattataatatatatggcaCCATATTTTTCccattataataaaaaacttgtgttatatatatgattaaGAAATCCAAATgtttaaatatgcatacaaCTTTATATAggcatttttaatatgtaaaatacaTTCTATGTTAGCactttaatattataaaattatatgctATACATTTTAAGCACAAAGAAAAAGgagcatatattatattccaattttcaacaaaaaatattcaaaaaaaaaatcgttaataatttatatacaatatttaaaaaaaaaaaaaaaaaataataaaatagggaaaaaaataactgTTTAAaaagcatatttttttacattaaaaattttaaaaaaaatttaaacgattttaagaaattaaataaaaatgggaaaAAGCTATAGAAACTATTCAAAAACTGCAAGGAATCCAAAGCGTCCCTTTGAAAAggtaaacaaaaaaaaataaaaatgaaaaaaaaaaatataaataaaaaaaaactgaaataaaagtaaaaaatatgaacaacaAAATAAGGAAGTAAAGAACGAGTTGAGTAAGGGAAGGTATGGATGTATGCCTACTTTCCTTACACTCATTATATTCGTATTACCTACTTAGGTATGTACGCCTGTATTTATACTTTCCTATTCTTGTTGGGGTTCCCTTTGGTACCCACATATTTGACGATcaactttttataaaactataaaatgttaacaatatataattacgGAAAACAAATGCatgcttatatatatatatatagccTATTGAGggtatacaatttttatccctattttaaaactataaattttttcattttttttcgatttaTAGGAACGTTTAGATCaagaattaaaattaattggAGAATATGGTTTAAAAAACAAGAGAGAAATATGGaggtaataattttttcatcaacAAATGggaaatatatgcatattagtAATATCGACTCTGTCGGTGCATgctatattgttttttcatattgctatattgttttttcacattgctatattgttttttcacattgctttaatttatttttccacTTCTTGTCATGCAGAGTGCAATACTTGTTAGCAAAGATAAGATCCGCAGCCAgatatttattaacattaGATGAAAAAAGCCCAAAAAGAATATTTCAAGGTGAAGCCTTATTAAGAAGAATGGTTCGTCAAGGTTTACTTGGTGAgaatgaagaaaaattagATTATGTTTTAGGATTAACTTTACCTAAATTATTAGAAAGAAGATTGCAAACAAAAGTATTTAAATTAGGTTTAGCAAAATCAGTACATCATGCTAGAGTATTAATAAGACAACGACATATTCGTGTTGGTAAACAAATGGTTGATATTCCATCATTTCTAGTTC encodes:
- a CDS encoding EELM2 domain-containing protein, putative — its product is MTVQQKHKGMLISDEEPVNSHIFSSFFNKLNSAIFDNNNKNNNNNNSNNDNNNDSNNDNNNILDDYKENKDVGNNMEDYENVEYTKRLKEQKKNRDDAYKKLANDLELRKLIERAQMKHSNLNPSSLGTNNRTNQYHRNEMLNHNKQSEGIDNGLHLIKGEQNALDNQDIYNNTTYINNPNIKGGRSLRNINKNNTNYNISDIGNPNGDHHRQFISSQENRGTKRKNSEKISIDKEILSRFTNSNRNNNHIDTNNMGRYNTRNNNEQDDIYYTNQDEEENDLQNEHNINQNGIQDESTIRNRLKNNTKNNIKIQARNYIRNQSKNNEYISNSKGKFEREENYDEYEDEYNNNNAYDDNNNVANKNSDIYNTRRYNNTRRYNNNNNYNEEYANYVKNEKSENRRRQVNYDAYNNDDTMYNYDAQFINENIVRNKNGEVIGNGIHKMPSVSVKNRNDHDHVENSKSNAKQKENKTKKTKKTLAKNNANSTNVTKNKNNAIKNANILQNERKHGIHDHNDYSSNPKHRATAASNAHHNTNRGGNYSNNDNYYSNNYGTNTRSSNANRFNERYPDHDDDADQKKRKKRVTEEGSKESNKINIGDSYQVSKLPNFFLCRSEFMYKSYEPVEETNAEPCLTCSGLSCHCKAGGAILVYSPLILERIREKCMKNRGYHKCIKNEIELSSYIQECAKNWKSNVDEWVPFSPEYAYKLLHYANYDPHKAISIMKSSEFSFRKIMDPPTRKYQNKWKPKDKRENISKNPFPSPLTIRTYLSKRHHNSGYHLR
- a CDS encoding 40S ribosomal protein S9, putative, which encodes MGKSYRNYSKTARNPKRPFEKERLDQELKLIGEYGLKNKREIWRVQYLLAKIRSAARYLLTLDEKSPKRIFQGEALLRRMVRQGLLGENEEKLDYVLGLTLPKLLERRLQTKVFKLGLAKSVHHARVLIRQRHIRVGKQMVDIPSFLVRIDSEKHIDFATASPFGGSRPGRVKRKTLRNQKEKAEGDDN